A single region of the Pseudomonas granadensis genome encodes:
- the folC gene encoding bifunctional tetrahydrofolate synthase/dihydrofolate synthase — MTERTLGEWLAYLEQLHPSAIDMGLERSQQVASRMGLGQPAPRVITVTGTNGKGSTCAFVAALLRAQGLSVGVYNSPHLLRYNERVQLNGVEATDAQLCQAFTAVEAGRGDTSLTYFEMGTLAAFWLFQQAGLDAVVLEVGLGGRLDTVNVVDADIALVTSIGVDHADYLGDTRESVAFEKAGIFRQGKPALCGDLNPPQPLLDKVRELACPFFLRGRDFDLGVTDRFWQWRGTDAQGQVVELRDLPLLDLPMENAALALQAYLLLGLPWDAQQIVAALQATRVVGRLDRRTFEWNGKRLNLLLDVGHNPHAAEYLAGRLATRPPLGKRLAVFGLLADKDLDGVVGELNASVQHWAVAPLDSPRARPVAELHAALQGLGASVTSYASVAAALEGQCALATADDEILLFGSFYCVAEALEWLSRRSTEEAANGFAG; from the coding sequence ATGACCGAGCGCACCCTTGGCGAATGGCTCGCCTACCTTGAGCAGTTGCATCCATCGGCCATCGACATGGGGCTGGAGCGTTCGCAACAGGTAGCGTCCCGCATGGGGCTGGGCCAGCCGGCGCCTCGGGTGATCACGGTTACCGGCACCAATGGCAAGGGTTCCACCTGCGCATTCGTGGCTGCATTGCTGCGTGCGCAGGGCCTGAGCGTTGGTGTCTACAATTCTCCGCACCTGCTGCGTTACAACGAGCGGGTGCAGCTCAATGGCGTCGAAGCCACTGATGCACAGTTGTGCCAGGCCTTTACCGCCGTCGAGGCCGGGCGTGGCGACACTTCCCTGACTTACTTCGAAATGGGCACGCTGGCGGCGTTCTGGCTGTTTCAACAGGCCGGTCTGGACGCGGTGGTGCTGGAAGTCGGCCTGGGCGGGCGGCTGGACACGGTCAACGTGGTCGATGCCGATATCGCGCTGGTGACCAGTATTGGCGTCGATCACGCTGATTATCTGGGTGATACCCGCGAGTCCGTGGCCTTCGAGAAGGCCGGTATCTTCCGCCAGGGCAAGCCCGCCTTGTGCGGCGATCTCAATCCTCCGCAACCGCTGCTCGACAAGGTACGTGAACTGGCGTGCCCGTTCTTCTTGCGCGGGCGTGATTTCGATCTCGGTGTCACTGACCGGTTCTGGCAGTGGCGCGGGACCGATGCGCAGGGGCAAGTGGTTGAGCTGCGCGATTTGCCGCTGCTCGATCTGCCGATGGAGAACGCCGCGCTGGCCTTGCAGGCGTACCTGTTACTTGGGTTGCCCTGGGATGCGCAGCAGATCGTGGCCGCGTTGCAGGCAACGCGCGTGGTCGGGCGCCTCGATCGGCGGACCTTCGAGTGGAACGGCAAGCGTCTGAACCTGTTGCTCGATGTCGGCCACAATCCGCATGCCGCTGAATACCTGGCAGGTCGCCTGGCCACGCGTCCGCCGCTCGGCAAGCGTCTGGCGGTGTTCGGTCTGCTGGCCGACAAGGATCTGGATGGTGTTGTCGGCGAATTGAATGCTAGTGTCCAGCACTGGGCGGTGGCGCCGCTGGATTCGCCGCGTGCGCGTCCGGTTGCCGAATTGCACGCGGCGCTGCAGGGGCTTGGCGCCTCGGTCACGTCTTACGCCAGTGTTGCGGCCGCTTTGGAAGGGCAGTGCGCGCTGGCGACCGCTGACGACGAGATTCTGTTGTTCGGATCATTTTATTGTGTCGCCGAGGCCCTTGAATGGCTGTCCCGGCGCTCCACGGAGGAGGCGGCAAATGGCTTTGCTGGATAA
- a CDS encoding SDR family oxidoreductase: MIELSTPTAGTHGRVALVTGAARGIGLGISAWLISEGWQVVLTDLDRTRGSKVAKVLGENAWFIAMDVADENQVALGVAEVLGQFGRLDALVCNAAVADPHNITLESLDLAYWNRVLAVNLSGPMLLAKHCAPYLRAHNGSIVNLASTRARQSEADSEAYAASKGGLLALTHALAISLGPEIRVNAVSPGWIDARDPSARRAEPLADADHAQHPAGRVGTVEDVAAMVAWLLSRNAGFVTGQEFVVDGGMTKKMVYT; the protein is encoded by the coding sequence GTGATCGAATTGTCTACGCCGACCGCAGGCACCCATGGCCGCGTTGCGCTGGTCACGGGGGCCGCTCGCGGCATTGGTCTGGGGATCTCTGCCTGGCTGATCAGCGAAGGCTGGCAAGTGGTGCTGACCGATCTCGATCGCACGCGCGGCTCGAAAGTGGCGAAGGTGCTGGGTGAGAATGCCTGGTTCATCGCCATGGATGTCGCCGACGAAAATCAGGTCGCCCTCGGCGTAGCTGAGGTGCTTGGGCAGTTTGGCCGGCTCGATGCGCTGGTTTGCAACGCCGCTGTGGCTGATCCGCACAACATCACTCTGGAAAGCCTTGATCTGGCCTACTGGAATCGCGTGCTGGCGGTGAACCTCAGCGGGCCGATGCTGCTGGCCAAGCACTGCGCACCGTACCTGCGCGCGCACAACGGTTCGATCGTCAATCTGGCCTCGACCCGAGCCCGTCAGTCCGAAGCAGATAGCGAAGCGTATGCGGCAAGCAAGGGCGGGCTGCTGGCGCTGACTCACGCACTTGCAATCAGCCTCGGCCCGGAGATTCGCGTCAACGCCGTCAGCCCCGGCTGGATCGATGCGCGCGACCCCTCTGCGCGGCGCGCCGAACCCTTGGCAGATGCCGATCATGCCCAGCATCCGGCGGGCAGGGTAGGCACGGTCGAAGATGTCGCGGCGATGGTGGCGTGGCTGCTGTCGAGGAATGCCGGGTTCGTCACCGGGCAGGAATTCGTCGTCGATGGCGGCATGACCAAGAAAATGGTCTACACGTAG
- the accD gene encoding acetyl-CoA carboxylase, carboxyltransferase subunit beta yields the protein MSNWLVDKLIPSIMRSEVKKSSVPEGLWHKCPSCEAVLYRPELEKTLDVCPKCNHHMRIGARARIDIFLDAEGRNELGADLEPVDRLKFRDGKKYKDRLTAAQKQTGEKDALISVSGTLLGMPVVVSAFEFNFMGGSMGAIVGERFVRAANYALENRCPMICFAASGGARMQEALISLMQMAKTSAVLARLREEGIPFISVLTDPVYGGVSASLAMLGDVIVGEPKALIGFAGPRVIEQTVREKLPEGFQRSEFLLEHGAIDMIIHRQELRPRLGNLLAQMTGKPTPKFVAAPVEPIVVPPVPAGL from the coding sequence GGTCAAGAAGAGCTCGGTGCCTGAAGGACTGTGGCACAAATGCCCTTCGTGCGAGGCTGTGCTGTACCGCCCGGAACTGGAAAAAACCCTGGATGTTTGCCCCAAGTGCAACCACCACATGCGCATCGGCGCACGCGCGCGCATCGATATTTTCCTCGATGCCGAAGGTCGCAATGAACTGGGCGCCGATCTGGAGCCGGTTGACCGTCTGAAATTCCGCGACGGCAAAAAATACAAAGACCGCCTGACCGCAGCGCAGAAGCAGACCGGCGAAAAAGACGCGCTGATTTCCGTCAGCGGCACGCTGCTGGGCATGCCGGTAGTGGTTTCGGCTTTCGAATTCAATTTCATGGGCGGTTCGATGGGCGCCATCGTCGGTGAGCGCTTTGTCCGCGCTGCCAACTATGCGCTGGAAAACCGTTGCCCGATGATTTGCTTCGCTGCTTCCGGCGGTGCGCGCATGCAGGAAGCGCTGATCTCGCTGATGCAAATGGCCAAGACTTCGGCCGTGCTGGCGCGTCTGCGCGAAGAAGGCATTCCGTTCATCTCGGTGCTGACCGACCCGGTCTACGGCGGCGTTTCCGCCAGTCTGGCGATGCTCGGCGATGTCATCGTCGGTGAGCCGAAAGCGTTGATCGGCTTCGCTGGTCCACGCGTGATCGAACAAACCGTGCGGGAAAAACTGCCGGAAGGCTTCCAGCGCAGCGAGTTCCTGCTGGAGCACGGCGCGATCGACATGATCATCCATCGTCAGGAACTGCGTCCGCGTCTGGGCAACCTGCTGGCGCAAATGACTGGCAAGCCGACGCCCAAATTTGTCGCTGCGCCCGTCGAGCCGATCGTCGTGCCGCCGGTCCCTGCCGGCCTATGA
- a CDS encoding O-succinylhomoserine sulfhydrylase, producing MSQEWDAGRLDSDLEGVAFDTLAVRAGQHRTPEGEHGDPMFFTSSYVFRTAADAAARFAGEVPGNVYSRYTNPTVRAFEERIAALEGAEQAVATATGMAAIMAVVMSLCSAGDHVLVSRSVFGSTISLFEKYFKRFGVQVDYVPLADLSAWDAAIKSNTKLLFVESPSNPLAELVDIAALAEIAHAKGSMLVVDNCFCTPALQQPLKMGADIVVHSATKFIDGQGRCMGGVVAGRSEQMKEVVGFLRTAGPTLSPFNAWIFLKGLETLNLRMKAHCANAQELAEWLEQQVGIEKVHYAGLKSHPQHELAQRQQKAFGAVVSFEVKGGKEGAWRFIDATRLISITANLGDSKTTITHPSTTSHGRLAPQEREAAGIRDSLIRIAVGLEDVADLQADLARGLAAL from the coding sequence ATGAGTCAGGAATGGGATGCCGGTCGGCTGGACAGCGACCTCGAAGGCGTAGCGTTCGATACTCTGGCCGTACGCGCCGGTCAGCACCGTACGCCGGAAGGCGAGCACGGCGATCCGATGTTCTTCACCTCCAGCTACGTGTTCCGTACCGCCGCCGATGCGGCCGCACGGTTTGCCGGAGAAGTGCCGGGCAACGTCTACTCGCGCTACACCAACCCGACCGTGCGCGCATTCGAAGAGCGCATTGCTGCGCTGGAAGGTGCCGAGCAGGCCGTTGCGACCGCCACCGGCATGGCGGCGATCATGGCAGTGGTCATGAGCCTGTGCAGTGCCGGTGACCACGTGCTGGTTTCGCGCAGTGTGTTCGGTTCGACCATCAGCCTGTTCGAGAAGTACTTCAAGCGCTTCGGTGTGCAAGTCGATTACGTGCCCCTCGCTGACCTGTCGGCGTGGGATGCGGCGATCAAGTCCAACACCAAGCTACTGTTTGTCGAGTCGCCCTCCAATCCGCTGGCCGAGCTGGTCGATATTGCCGCGCTGGCGGAAATCGCTCACGCCAAAGGCTCTATGCTGGTGGTCGACAACTGCTTCTGCACCCCGGCGTTGCAGCAGCCGCTGAAGATGGGCGCGGACATCGTCGTGCATTCGGCGACCAAATTCATCGACGGCCAGGGTCGTTGCATGGGCGGTGTAGTCGCTGGCCGCAGCGAGCAAATGAAAGAAGTTGTCGGCTTTCTGCGTACCGCCGGGCCGACGCTGAGCCCGTTCAATGCATGGATTTTCCTCAAGGGTCTGGAAACCCTCAACCTTCGCATGAAGGCGCATTGCGCCAACGCGCAGGAGCTGGCCGAATGGCTGGAACAGCAGGTAGGCATCGAGAAGGTCCATTACGCCGGTCTGAAAAGCCATCCGCAGCACGAACTGGCACAGCGCCAGCAGAAGGCCTTCGGTGCGGTGGTGAGTTTTGAGGTCAAGGGGGGCAAGGAGGGCGCCTGGCGCTTTATCGACGCCACTCGACTGATTTCGATCACCGCCAACCTGGGCGACAGCAAGACCACGATTACCCATCCAAGCACCACCTCCCACGGCCGTCTGGCGCCGCAGGAGCGGGAAGCGGCGGGTATTCGTGACAGCCTGATCCGCATTGCGGTCGGTCTGGAAGATGTGGCTGACCTGCAGGCCGATCTGGCGCGCGGTCTGGCTGCGTTGTGA
- the purF gene encoding amidophosphoribosyltransferase, which yields MCGIVGIVGKSNVNQALYDALTVLQHRGQDAAGIVTSHDGRLFLRKDNGLVRDVFQQRHMQRLVGHMGIGHVRYPTAGSSTSAEAQPFYVNSPYGITLAHNGNLTNVEQLAKEIYESDLRHVNTSSDSEVLLNVFAHELAQRGKLQPTEEDVFAAVTDVHNRCVGGYAVVAMVTGYGIVGFRDPHGIRPIVFGQRHTDEGVEYMIASESVSLDVLGFTLIRDLAPGEAVYITEDGKLHTRQCATNPSLTPCIFEHVYLARPDSIIDGVSVYKARLRMGEKLAEKIQRERPEHDIDVVIPIPDTSRTAALELANHLGVKFREGFVKNRYIGRTFIMPGQAARKKSVRQKLNAIELEFRGKNVMLVDDSIVRGTTCKQIIQMAREAGAKNVYFCSAAPAVRFPNVYGIDMPSAHELIAHNRSTQDVADLIGADWLIYQDLPDLIEAVGGGKIKIEQFDCAVFDGKYVTGDVDEAYLNKIEQARNDASKVKTQAVSAIIDLYNN from the coding sequence ATGTGTGGCATCGTCGGTATCGTCGGTAAGTCGAACGTCAATCAGGCGCTGTATGACGCGCTAACCGTGCTCCAGCACCGCGGCCAGGACGCTGCCGGTATCGTGACCAGCCATGATGGCCGGTTGTTCCTGCGCAAGGACAATGGCCTGGTGCGTGACGTGTTCCAGCAGCGTCACATGCAGCGTCTGGTCGGCCACATGGGTATCGGCCACGTCCGTTACCCGACGGCGGGCAGCTCGACTTCGGCCGAAGCCCAGCCGTTCTACGTCAACTCGCCTTACGGCATCACTTTGGCGCACAACGGCAACTTGACCAACGTCGAGCAGTTGGCCAAAGAGATCTACGAATCCGATCTGCGTCACGTCAACACCAGTTCCGACTCGGAAGTGCTGCTCAACGTATTCGCCCACGAGCTGGCCCAGCGCGGCAAGCTGCAACCGACCGAAGAAGACGTGTTTGCCGCCGTGACTGACGTGCACAACCGCTGCGTCGGTGGTTATGCGGTCGTGGCCATGGTCACCGGTTACGGCATCGTCGGTTTCCGCGACCCGCACGGCATCCGTCCGATCGTGTTCGGCCAGCGTCACACCGACGAAGGCGTCGAGTACATGATCGCCTCGGAAAGCGTTTCGCTGGATGTGCTCGGTTTCACCCTGATTCGCGACCTCGCGCCGGGCGAAGCGGTGTACATCACCGAAGACGGCAAGCTGCACACCCGTCAGTGCGCGACCAACCCGTCGCTGACCCCGTGCATCTTCGAGCACGTCTATCTGGCGCGTCCGGATTCGATCATTGATGGCGTTTCGGTCTACAAGGCGCGTCTGCGCATGGGTGAGAAGCTCGCCGAAAAGATCCAGCGCGAGCGTCCGGAGCACGATATCGACGTGGTCATCCCGATTCCGGACACCAGCCGCACCGCGGCACTGGAACTGGCCAACCACCTGGGTGTGAAATTCCGCGAAGGTTTCGTCAAGAACCGCTACATCGGCCGGACCTTCATCATGCCTGGCCAGGCGGCACGCAAGAAGTCGGTGCGCCAGAAGCTCAACGCCATCGAGCTGGAATTCCGCGGCAAGAACGTGATGCTGGTCGACGACTCGATCGTACGCGGCACCACCTGCAAGCAGATCATCCAGATGGCCCGCGAAGCCGGCGCGAAAAACGTCTACTTCTGCTCGGCGGCACCGGCGGTACGCTTCCCGAACGTCTACGGCATCGACATGCCGAGCGCGCATGAACTGATCGCACACAACCGTTCGACTCAGGACGTGGCGGATCTGATCGGCGCTGACTGGTTGATCTATCAGGATCTGCCGGACTTGATCGAAGCGGTCGGTGGCGGCAAGATCAAGATCGAGCAGTTCGATTGTGCGGTGTTTGACGGCAAGTACGTCACCGGCGACGTCGACGAGGCCTACCTGAACAAGATCGAGCAGGCACGCAACGATGCCTCGAAGGTCAAGACCCAGGCGGTCAGTGCGATCATCGATCTGTACAACAACTGA
- a CDS encoding CvpA family protein, translating to MPFTWVDWAIVAIIAISALISLSRGFVKEALSLVTWIIAGAVAWMFGGSLSEYLAGYIETPSARVIAGCAIMFVATLIVGAMINYLIGELVRVTGLSGTDRFLGMAFGAARGVLLVVVAVGLLSLGPVQQDGWWKESQLVPKFLLVADWSKNLILGWSSQWLASGISVPADIPFKEQLLPAAKTPQ from the coding sequence GTGCCATTTACCTGGGTTGACTGGGCGATCGTTGCAATCATCGCCATCTCCGCTTTGATCAGTCTGAGCCGCGGCTTCGTCAAGGAAGCATTATCGCTGGTGACCTGGATCATCGCAGGAGCCGTCGCCTGGATGTTCGGTGGCTCATTGTCCGAGTACCTCGCCGGATACATCGAAACTCCATCGGCTCGCGTGATCGCGGGCTGTGCCATCATGTTTGTCGCCACACTGATCGTGGGCGCAATGATCAATTATCTTATCGGCGAATTGGTTCGCGTCACCGGGTTGTCCGGGACCGATCGATTCCTCGGCATGGCCTTCGGCGCAGCGCGTGGCGTGTTGCTGGTGGTCGTGGCGGTCGGGCTGTTGAGCCTGGGGCCGGTACAGCAGGACGGGTGGTGGAAAGAATCACAGCTCGTACCCAAGTTTCTATTGGTCGCCGACTGGTCCAAAAACCTGATTCTCGGGTGGAGCAGTCAGTGGCTTGCCAGCGGAATCAGCGTACCCGCTGATATTCCGTTCAAGGAGCAACTCTTGCCGGCGGCGAAAACGCCTCAGTGA
- a CDS encoding SPOR domain-containing protein — protein sequence MALLDKAYKQRMVGALVLVALAVIFLPMLFSRQDEQRQVTVDAPAAPQAPVVPQVQMEPVAVPEPQALPQEPVPTDEEVAADTTTAAPAAPAAQAPAPAAPIAIAKPAAPPAVSKPIPAPAQPITSSSTKPDPAQSRVDANGLSVSWSVQLASLSSRASAESLQKNLRSQGYNAYIRSADGKNRVFVGPLIERAEADRLRDLLSRQQNLKGFVVRFQPERG from the coding sequence ATGGCTTTGCTGGATAAAGCGTACAAGCAGCGCATGGTTGGCGCACTGGTGCTGGTGGCGCTGGCGGTGATTTTCCTGCCGATGCTGTTTTCGCGTCAGGACGAGCAGCGCCAGGTGACTGTCGATGCGCCCGCTGCGCCGCAAGCGCCGGTCGTGCCGCAGGTGCAGATGGAGCCGGTGGCCGTGCCGGAACCACAAGCCTTGCCGCAAGAGCCTGTGCCAACCGATGAAGAGGTCGCCGCAGACACGACGACGGCAGCTCCAGCAGCGCCCGCGGCACAAGCGCCGGCACCCGCTGCGCCTATCGCCATCGCCAAGCCGGCAGCGCCGCCTGCGGTGTCCAAGCCGATTCCGGCACCGGCGCAGCCGATCACTTCATCGTCGACCAAGCCTGATCCGGCGCAAAGTCGCGTCGATGCCAACGGTCTATCCGTGAGCTGGTCGGTGCAACTGGCCAGTCTGTCGAGCCGCGCCAGCGCCGAAAGCCTGCAGAAAAATCTGCGTAGTCAGGGCTATAACGCCTACATCCGTTCTGCCGACGGCAAGAATCGGGTGTTCGTCGGCCCGCTGATCGAGCGTGCCGAAGCCGATCGTCTGCGCGATCTGCTCAGTCGCCAGCAGAACCTCAAAGGCTTTGTTGTGCGTTTCCAGCCCGAGCGCGGTTAA